A region of Massilia sp. WG5 DNA encodes the following proteins:
- the guaD gene encoding guanine deaminase, protein MDTQNLQAYRASLLHFHADPAFKEDAHAWHADGLLVVENGRVRAAGDYDQLVSSLPAGVEVVDYRGKIITPGFIDTHLHFPQTDMIASPAPGLLPWLETYTFPTERQFRDPAHGRVVADFFLDELLRNGTTTALVYCTVHKESVDAFFEASHARNLRMGAGKVLMDRHCPDFLQDSADLRDSEELIRRWHNQGRSMYAITPRFAPTSTEAQLAATGELARAYPDTFIQTHVSENQDECKWVGELFPQRRSYLDVYDHYGLMRPRAMYGHCIWLDDTDFARMAETGSAIAHCPTSNLFLGSGLFDIARADNAGALVSLGTDVGAGTSFSILQTMNEAYKVARLKGSYLPALRMFYLATLGAARSMQLEGTIGNFVAGLEADFIVLDPKATPLLARRTAHSNTLEETLFALALLGDDRAIRATYAAGRLVHERTLP, encoded by the coding sequence ATGGACACCCAGAACCTGCAGGCCTACCGAGCGAGCCTGCTGCACTTTCACGCCGATCCGGCCTTCAAGGAAGACGCCCATGCCTGGCACGCGGACGGCCTGCTGGTCGTCGAGAACGGCCGGGTCAGGGCGGCCGGCGACTACGACCAGCTTGTGTCCAGCCTGCCGGCCGGCGTCGAGGTGGTCGACTACCGCGGCAAGATCATCACCCCGGGCTTCATCGACACCCACCTGCATTTTCCGCAGACCGACATGATCGCCTCGCCGGCCCCGGGCCTGCTGCCCTGGCTGGAGACCTACACCTTCCCGACCGAGCGCCAGTTCCGGGACCCGGCGCACGGGCGCGTGGTGGCCGACTTCTTCCTCGACGAGCTGCTGCGCAACGGCACCACGACGGCGCTGGTCTACTGCACCGTGCACAAGGAATCGGTCGACGCCTTCTTCGAGGCCAGCCATGCGCGCAACCTGCGCATGGGCGCCGGCAAGGTGCTGATGGACCGCCACTGCCCGGACTTCCTGCAGGACAGCGCCGACCTGCGCGACAGCGAGGAACTGATCCGGCGCTGGCACAACCAGGGGAGAAGCATGTATGCGATCACCCCACGCTTCGCGCCGACCTCGACCGAGGCCCAGCTGGCCGCTACCGGCGAGCTGGCGCGCGCGTACCCCGACACCTTCATCCAGACCCACGTCTCGGAAAACCAGGACGAGTGCAAGTGGGTCGGCGAGCTGTTCCCGCAGCGGCGCAGCTACCTGGACGTGTACGACCACTACGGCCTGATGCGCCCGCGCGCCATGTACGGCCACTGCATCTGGCTGGACGACACCGACTTCGCGCGCATGGCGGAAACCGGCTCGGCGATCGCCCATTGCCCGACCTCCAACCTGTTCCTGGGCAGCGGCCTGTTCGACATCGCGCGCGCCGACAATGCGGGTGCGCTGGTCTCGCTGGGCACGGACGTGGGGGCGGGCACCTCGTTCTCGATATTGCAAACCATGAATGAAGCGTATAAAGTTGCGCGACTGAAAGGCAGCTACCTCCCGGCCCTGCGCATGTTCTATCTCGCGACGCTGGGTGCCGCACGCAGCATGCAGCTCGAGGGGACGATCGGGAATTTCGTGGCGGGGCTCGAGGCCGATTTCATCGTGCTCGACCCCAAGGCCACGCCGCTGCTGGCGCGCCGTACCGCGCACAGCAATACGCTCGAGGAAACCCTGTTTGCGCTGGCCCTGCTGGGCGACGACCGCGCCATCCGCGCCACTTACGCGGCCGGGCGTCTGGTCCACGAGCGGACGCTGCCCTGA
- a CDS encoding adenosine deaminase, with translation MQKTLSSSLSLVLSLAAALASAGAGARPTAANANEAATARHYAALIAGSEPKTAELTMFFTQMPKGGDLHHHYSGALYAETYVDFLDKQGYCVNKQTYRIETDKAVVDAERAKPAKERTCLGTAEVYADDFTYRELLQRWSSKDFYNHGAIQAPPDRQFFQTFLYFGPVSNANFHEGLAEIKERAIRENVSYIETMFKLSPFVANKDFDAQAWKNVHDDAAFEAQMRAWMSQLDQDPKFNQSIADFVARIDEASAGIDDERFTMRYQTYVLRLLNPSQVFSSMLSGFKAASKDSKIVGVNIVGQESQMVSMRDYTLHMKMFRFLKSVYPKVKVALHAGELALGDVPPEDLQYHIDQAVNLAGADRIGHGIDLAHESNAVAIMKRMREKDIPVEINLTSNDFIEGVKGENHPVTLYRKYGVPYVISTDDAGVTRHNLANEYVLFASRYKPGYAEIKKASYDSIRYSFLDAAEKARLSKQLDERFAKFEAEIAGLDKASAALKR, from the coding sequence ATGCAGAAGACATTAAGCAGCAGCCTTTCGCTTGTACTGAGCCTTGCAGCAGCCCTGGCCAGCGCCGGCGCCGGCGCCCGCCCGACCGCCGCCAACGCCAATGAAGCCGCGACCGCGCGCCACTACGCCGCCCTGATCGCAGGCAGCGAACCGAAGACGGCCGAGCTGACCATGTTCTTCACCCAGATGCCGAAGGGCGGGGACCTGCACCACCATTACTCCGGCGCGCTGTATGCCGAGACCTATGTCGACTTCCTCGACAAGCAGGGCTACTGCGTCAACAAGCAGACCTACCGCATCGAGACCGACAAGGCGGTGGTCGACGCCGAGCGCGCCAAGCCGGCGAAAGAGCGCACCTGCCTGGGCACCGCCGAGGTCTACGCCGACGACTTCACCTACCGCGAGCTGCTGCAGCGCTGGTCGAGCAAGGATTTCTACAACCACGGCGCGATCCAGGCGCCGCCGGACCGCCAGTTCTTCCAGACCTTCCTGTATTTCGGCCCGGTCTCGAACGCCAACTTCCACGAAGGCCTGGCCGAGATCAAGGAGCGCGCGATCCGCGAGAACGTCAGCTACATCGAGACCATGTTCAAGCTGTCGCCCTTCGTCGCCAACAAGGACTTCGACGCCCAGGCCTGGAAAAACGTGCACGACGATGCCGCCTTCGAGGCGCAGATGCGCGCCTGGATGTCCCAGCTCGACCAGGATCCGAAGTTCAACCAGTCGATTGCCGACTTCGTGGCCAGGATCGACGAGGCCTCGGCCGGCATCGACGACGAGCGCTTCACCATGCGCTACCAGACCTATGTGCTGCGCCTGCTGAATCCGTCCCAGGTGTTTTCCTCGATGCTGTCCGGCTTCAAGGCCGCCAGCAAGGACAGCAAGATCGTCGGCGTCAACATCGTCGGGCAGGAGAGCCAGATGGTGTCGATGCGCGACTACACCCTGCACATGAAGATGTTCCGCTTCCTGAAGTCGGTCTACCCGAAGGTCAAGGTGGCGCTGCATGCCGGCGAGCTGGCCCTGGGCGACGTCCCGCCGGAAGACCTGCAGTACCACATCGACCAGGCCGTGAACCTGGCCGGCGCCGACCGCATCGGCCACGGCATCGACCTGGCCCACGAGAGCAATGCCGTGGCCATCATGAAGCGCATGCGCGAGAAGGACATTCCGGTCGAGATCAACCTGACCTCGAACGATTTCATCGAAGGCGTGAAAGGCGAGAACCACCCGGTCACCCTGTACCGCAAATATGGCGTGCCGTATGTGATCTCGACCGACGACGCCGGCGTCACCCGCCACAACCTGGCCAACGAGTACGTGCTGTTCGCCAGCCGCTACAAGCCGGGCTATGCGGAGATCAAGAAGGCCTCGTATGACAGCATCCGCTATTCCTTCCTGGATGCGGCCGAAAAGGCGCGCCTGAGCAAGCAGCTCGATGAGCGTTTCGCGAAATTCGAGGCGGAGATCGCGGGCCTGGATAAAGCCAGCGCAGCCCTTAAACGCTGA
- a CDS encoding TonB-dependent receptor, translating into MGLMVTEDAPKARSTITAEELEKQRPTGNAYEALEMLPSVNSYNYDATGLFGGGLSLRGFNSDQIGATINGVPVNDSGNFAVYPQEYVDQENTCSEFVTQGSTDVDSPQVGASGGNFGIVTCKPEDKQRVRVMQTFGQLNMRKSFVRYDTGLLSDKRSKAFISYSAADADKWKGEGSAHREHIDAGFNYDWDRFNYIHATLLWNRAVNNSINNLTLAEINKNGYYYDTSPTFVGHLTPVNGTVQKESTQTPPYYGLYNNPFKNGIFSAIAKFRITDNTDIKIVPYYWYGFGNGGIQQKAMSETGFYNKATGKNNAAVDLNGDGDTLDTVLMANASVTHTKRPGVTTSVIHHLGNHEILAGFWYERANHQQTGPMVPVSNYGGYDVWLQENAIRRPDGTFYESRDNRTISTAYQLFLQDTISLLDDKASINIGVRNPHVKRDVTNFASEANTVGTYQIARSYTTPLPQFGARYRITNDDQIFMSIAKNMKAPPNFVFSNLNTNVRVINGVPTLSGDVSAETSWNTDVGYRHQDSKYIATLTVFGVDFKNRQVSYFDPVNNASFYTNAGSVKSKGFEIEANNMPINGWSLYGSFGYLKTEVQDNIKLNVPANSGLTGILPTAGLSLPGSPRLKGGLSLEYSQNAFWARLKAKATSKQESTFAHDEPAAPGYTLFGFDGGYTFANYGLLKRPKLTFNVSNITNKQYRNPGSGIPNSNPIPGVTNTTSALRYYLGAPRFASVTFSVDI; encoded by the coding sequence ATGGGTTTGATGGTCACTGAGGATGCGCCGAAGGCACGTTCGACCATCACGGCAGAGGAACTGGAAAAGCAGCGTCCGACCGGCAACGCGTACGAAGCACTCGAGATGCTGCCGTCGGTGAACAGCTACAACTACGACGCGACCGGCCTGTTCGGTGGCGGCCTGAGCCTGCGCGGCTTCAACAGCGACCAGATCGGCGCGACCATCAATGGCGTGCCGGTCAACGACTCGGGTAACTTCGCCGTCTACCCGCAGGAATATGTCGATCAGGAAAACACCTGCTCGGAATTCGTGACCCAGGGCTCGACCGACGTCGACTCGCCGCAAGTGGGCGCCTCGGGCGGTAACTTCGGCATCGTCACCTGCAAGCCGGAAGACAAGCAGCGCGTACGCGTGATGCAGACCTTCGGCCAGCTGAACATGCGCAAGTCCTTCGTGCGCTACGACACCGGCCTGCTCTCGGACAAGCGTTCGAAAGCATTCATTTCGTACTCGGCAGCCGACGCCGACAAGTGGAAGGGTGAAGGCTCGGCGCACCGCGAGCACATCGATGCCGGCTTCAACTACGACTGGGACCGCTTCAACTACATCCACGCGACCCTGCTGTGGAACCGCGCGGTCAACAACAGCATCAACAACCTGACGCTGGCCGAAATCAACAAGAACGGTTACTACTACGACACGTCGCCCACCTTCGTCGGTCACCTGACCCCGGTCAACGGCACCGTGCAGAAGGAATCGACCCAGACGCCGCCTTATTACGGCCTGTACAACAACCCGTTCAAGAACGGCATCTTCTCGGCCATCGCGAAATTCCGCATCACCGATAACACCGACATCAAGATCGTGCCTTACTACTGGTACGGCTTCGGCAACGGCGGCATCCAGCAGAAGGCCATGTCCGAGACCGGCTTCTACAACAAGGCCACCGGCAAGAACAACGCTGCGGTCGACCTGAACGGCGACGGCGACACCCTCGACACCGTCCTGATGGCGAATGCCTCGGTCACGCATACCAAGCGTCCGGGCGTGACCACCTCGGTCATCCACCACCTGGGCAACCACGAAATCCTGGCCGGTTTCTGGTACGAGCGTGCAAACCACCAGCAGACCGGCCCGATGGTCCCGGTCTCGAACTACGGCGGCTACGACGTCTGGCTGCAGGAAAACGCGATTCGCCGTCCGGACGGTACCTTCTACGAGAGCCGCGACAACCGCACCATCTCGACCGCTTACCAGCTGTTCCTGCAGGACACCATCAGCCTGCTCGACGACAAGGCCTCGATCAACATCGGCGTGCGTAACCCGCACGTCAAGCGCGACGTGACCAACTTCGCCAGCGAAGCCAATACCGTCGGCACCTACCAGATCGCTCGTAGCTACACGACGCCGCTGCCGCAGTTCGGCGCGCGCTATCGCATCACCAACGACGACCAGATCTTCATGAGCATCGCCAAGAACATGAAGGCGCCGCCGAACTTCGTGTTCTCGAACCTGAACACCAACGTTCGCGTCATCAACGGCGTGCCGACGCTGAGCGGCGACGTGTCTGCGGAAACCTCGTGGAACACCGACGTCGGCTACCGTCACCAGGACAGCAAGTACATCGCTACCCTGACCGTGTTCGGCGTGGACTTCAAGAACCGCCAGGTCAGCTACTTCGACCCGGTCAACAACGCCTCGTTCTACACCAACGCTGGCAGCGTGAAGTCCAAGGGTTTCGAGATCGAAGCGAACAACATGCCGATCAACGGCTGGTCGCTGTACGGCTCGTTCGGCTACCTGAAGACCGAAGTTCAGGACAACATCAAGCTGAACGTGCCTGCCAACTCCGGTCTGACCGGTATCCTGCCGACCGCCGGCCTGAGCCTGCCGGGTTCGCCGCGCCTGAAGGGCGGCCTGTCGCTCGAGTACTCGCAGAACGCCTTCTGGGCACGTCTGAAGGCCAAGGCGACCAGCAAGCAGGAGTCGACCTTTGCTCACGACGAACCGGCTGCGCCTGGCTACACCCTCTTCGGTTTCGACGGCGGCTACACCTTCGCGAATTACGGCTTGCTCAAGCGTCCGAAGCTGACCTTCAACGTCAGCAACATCACCAACAAGCAGTACCGCAATCCGGGTTCCGGCATCCCGAACTCGAACCCGATCCCGGGTGTTACCAACACCACCAGCGCACTGCGTTACTACCTCGGCGCACCGCGCTTTGCATCGGTCACCTTCTCGGTCGACATCTGA
- a CDS encoding bifunctional UDP-sugar hydrolase/5'-nucleotidase — translation MALRLHTAALTVAFTYLAAGCATAPHPASSPVELNLVAINDFHGNLEPSKYNWAPAGSDKKQTIQAGGIDVLMGALDAFRKEDKDLLFVAAGDLVGASPAMSSMFADEPSIEAMNRMGLVASSLGNHEFDQGSKELLRQQHGGCDSPRPGKACQLSKDFRGAGFTYLATNVVDAQTGKNLVPGWRIVDVKGVKVGLVGAVLKDTPSVAVASAIKGLSFLDEADSINKSIPDMRAQGAQVFVVLIHEGGHTGEPYDKTYCDGLQGPIVGIVRKLDPAIRLVITGHSHKGYLCKVDGRVVTQADAAGHLLSRIKMTVEPDSGRVDDIQVRNVVMTPQAFTPDAQMAAYLRDVRARSTAELAKPVARIAAASVPRKESEAGESPLGDVIADAVVAATRGQGVQLGFMNPGGIRKDLEAGEGGVVSFGQAQAVLPFGNTLVVLDITGAQLRTMLEQQWDRPGNDRYTLQVSSGLSYAWDSTRPVGQRLVPGSLKVDGKPVDEGRTYRIVANNFLADGGDNFPVLAKGINRQDTGMRDLDALVAYLKQHPEIGASSLAAPQARINKVR, via the coding sequence ATGGCCCTTCGTCTTCACACCGCAGCCCTGACCGTCGCGTTCACCTACCTGGCCGCCGGCTGCGCCACTGCCCCGCATCCGGCCTCCAGCCCTGTCGAACTCAATCTCGTCGCCATCAACGATTTCCACGGCAACCTGGAGCCCAGCAAGTACAACTGGGCGCCCGCGGGCAGCGACAAGAAACAAACCATCCAGGCCGGCGGCATCGACGTCTTGATGGGCGCGCTGGACGCCTTCCGCAAGGAAGACAAGGACCTGCTGTTCGTCGCCGCCGGCGACCTGGTCGGCGCCAGTCCGGCCATGTCCTCGATGTTCGCGGACGAGCCCAGCATCGAAGCGATGAACAGGATGGGCCTGGTCGCCAGCTCGCTCGGCAACCATGAGTTCGACCAGGGCAGCAAGGAACTGCTGCGCCAGCAGCACGGCGGCTGCGACTCGCCGCGTCCGGGCAAGGCCTGCCAGCTGTCGAAGGACTTCCGCGGCGCCGGTTTTACCTACCTCGCCACCAACGTGGTCGACGCACAGACCGGCAAGAACCTGGTGCCGGGCTGGCGCATCGTCGACGTCAAGGGCGTCAAGGTCGGCCTGGTCGGCGCGGTGCTGAAGGACACGCCGTCGGTGGCGGTGGCCTCGGCCATCAAGGGCCTGTCCTTCCTCGACGAAGCGGACTCGATCAACAAGTCCATTCCCGACATGCGCGCCCAGGGCGCCCAGGTGTTCGTGGTCCTGATCCACGAGGGCGGCCATACCGGCGAGCCCTATGACAAAACATATTGCGACGGCCTGCAGGGACCGATCGTCGGCATCGTCAGGAAGCTCGATCCGGCGATCCGCCTGGTCATCACCGGCCACTCGCACAAGGGTTACCTGTGCAAGGTCGACGGTCGCGTGGTCACCCAGGCCGACGCCGCGGGCCACCTGCTGTCGCGCATCAAAATGACCGTGGAGCCGGACAGCGGCCGCGTCGACGACATCCAGGTCCGCAACGTGGTGATGACGCCGCAGGCGTTTACGCCGGACGCGCAGATGGCTGCCTACCTGCGCGACGTGCGCGCGCGCAGCACCGCGGAACTGGCGAAGCCGGTCGCGCGCATCGCCGCTGCAAGCGTGCCGCGCAAGGAAAGCGAAGCGGGCGAGTCGCCGCTGGGCGACGTGATCGCCGACGCCGTGGTGGCCGCCACGCGCGGGCAGGGCGTCCAGCTCGGCTTCATGAATCCGGGCGGCATCCGCAAGGACCTGGAAGCGGGCGAGGGTGGAGTGGTCAGCTTCGGCCAGGCCCAGGCCGTTCTCCCCTTCGGCAATACCCTGGTGGTGCTGGACATCACGGGCGCCCAGCTGCGCACCATGCTCGAACAGCAGTGGGACCGCCCCGGCAACGACCGCTACACGCTGCAGGTGTCGAGCGGCCTGTCCTATGCCTGGGACAGCACCCGTCCGGTCGGCCAGCGCCTGGTGCCGGGCAGCCTGAAGGTGGACGGCAAGCCGGTCGACGAGGGCAGGACCTACCGCATCGTGGCCAACAACTTCCTGGCCGACGGCGGCGACAACTTCCCGGTGCTGGCCAAGGGCATCAACCGCCAGGACACCGGCATGCGCGACCTCGACGCCCTGGTCGCCTACCTGAAACAACATCCTGAGATCGGCGCATCCTCGCTGGCCGCGCCGCAGGCCCGTATCAACAAGGTGCGCTGA
- a CDS encoding S1/P1 nuclease — MKKLACVLALAGAFASANALAWGNDGHRAVGAIADKLIKGSKAEQQVKAILLPGETLESVATWPDCVKGNWCGPQTPDMVEYVNANPKHSEYHYTDVPFQLDHYHDGAAGTADDDIVQTLKQAIAVLQGKDTPATNPHKFTPRQALILITHMTGDIHQPLHVGAAFVNKDGKFVVPKTKAEIDETAVFDSRGGNNFLMDDEKLTGLVAKLSDVIPQEEAKPIKEGVPKALTKPFHSYWDSTTVNYAFRRIRTRTPDQFAQAAIDGKPVIASATGALATWPYQWADDALAVSKQAFDGVTVGKITQQTSKKGETYYTWNLEVPQNYPVPSSAIAKTQLIKGGYHLAQLLQAIYQ; from the coding sequence ATGAAGAAACTCGCTTGTGTACTCGCGCTGGCAGGCGCCTTCGCCTCGGCGAATGCGCTCGCCTGGGGCAACGACGGCCACCGCGCGGTCGGCGCCATCGCCGATAAACTGATCAAGGGCAGCAAGGCCGAACAGCAGGTCAAGGCCATCCTGCTGCCGGGCGAAACCCTGGAATCGGTCGCCACCTGGCCGGACTGCGTGAAGGGCAACTGGTGCGGCCCGCAGACCCCCGACATGGTCGAGTACGTAAACGCCAACCCGAAGCACAGCGAGTACCACTACACCGACGTGCCGTTCCAGCTGGACCACTACCATGACGGCGCGGCCGGCACCGCCGACGACGACATCGTGCAGACCCTGAAGCAGGCGATCGCCGTCCTGCAGGGCAAGGACACCCCGGCCACCAACCCGCACAAGTTCACCCCGCGCCAGGCCCTGATCCTGATCACCCACATGACCGGCGACATCCACCAGCCGCTGCACGTGGGCGCCGCCTTCGTCAACAAGGACGGCAAGTTCGTGGTGCCGAAGACCAAGGCCGAGATCGACGAGACCGCCGTCTTCGATTCGCGCGGCGGCAATAATTTCCTGATGGACGACGAGAAGCTCACCGGCCTGGTCGCCAAGCTGTCCGACGTCATCCCGCAGGAAGAGGCGAAGCCGATCAAGGAAGGCGTGCCGAAGGCGCTGACCAAGCCCTTCCACTCCTACTGGGACAGCACCACCGTCAACTACGCCTTCCGCCGCATCCGCACCAGGACCCCGGACCAGTTCGCGCAGGCCGCGATCGACGGCAAGCCGGTGATCGCTTCCGCCACGGGCGCGCTGGCGACCTGGCCCTACCAATGGGCGGACGATGCGCTGGCGGTGTCGAAGCAGGCCTTCGACGGCGTCACCGTCGGCAAGATCACCCAGCAGACCAGCAAGAAGGGCGAGACCTATTACACCTGGAACCTGGAAGTGCCGCAGAACTACCCGGTGCCGAGCTCGGCGATCGCCAAGACCCAGCTGATCAAGGGCGGGTATCACCTGGCGCAGCTGCTGCAGGCAATTTACCAATAA
- a CDS encoding MipA/OmpV family protein, with protein MRTYSYLTLAAASLLPALASAQARPPERDLPLWEAGIGAAAFSTPAYPGADDRSNRGLVLPYLIYRGKVFRADQNGIGARLLNTDKLEFDVGFAGSLPAHSNDVDARRGMPDLGTLVEFGPRVKYKFADLGERGRLRFELPLRAVIEARSGLRRQGWTMEPRLVWEKRGEAARWTMEAQLGAVFGDGRINRYFYEVQPQYATAERPAYHADSGLMLVRTGLFGTYKLNPDLRLFGFVRYETYAGAANRDSPLMKRSTGTSAGIGLAWTFARSAERARAAE; from the coding sequence ATGCGCACATACTCCTACCTCACCCTCGCGGCCGCCAGCCTGCTGCCCGCCCTCGCTTCCGCCCAGGCCCGGCCCCCCGAGCGCGACTTGCCGCTCTGGGAAGCCGGCATCGGCGCCGCCGCCTTCAGCACGCCAGCCTACCCGGGCGCGGACGATCGCTCGAACCGCGGCCTGGTCCTGCCTTACCTGATCTACCGCGGCAAGGTCTTCCGCGCCGACCAGAACGGCATCGGCGCGCGCCTGCTGAATACCGACAAGCTCGAATTCGACGTCGGCTTCGCCGGTTCCTTGCCCGCGCATTCGAACGACGTCGACGCGCGGCGCGGCATGCCGGACCTCGGCACCCTGGTCGAATTCGGCCCGCGCGTGAAGTACAAGTTCGCCGACCTGGGCGAGCGGGGACGGCTGCGCTTCGAGCTGCCGCTGCGCGCCGTGATCGAGGCGAGGAGCGGGCTTCGGCGCCAGGGCTGGACCATGGAGCCGCGCCTGGTATGGGAGAAGCGGGGGGAAGCGGCGCGCTGGACCATGGAAGCCCAGTTGGGCGCCGTGTTCGGCGACGGCCGCATCAACCGCTATTTCTATGAAGTGCAGCCGCAGTATGCGACCGCCGAGCGGCCGGCCTACCACGCGGACAGCGGCCTGATGCTGGTGCGTACGGGGCTGTTCGGCACCTACAAGCTGAACCCGGACCTGCGCCTGTTCGGCTTCGTGCGCTATGAAACGTATGCGGGGGCGGCGAACCGGGACAGTCCGCTGATGAAACGCTCGACGGGAACGTCAGCGGGAATAGGTCTTGCGTGGACCTTCGCGCGCTCGGCGGAGCGAGCGCGCGCGGCTGAATGA
- a CDS encoding ABC transporter permease: MEDFHIASIVVSTIRNAPVLMFAAMAGLFAERSGVVDIGLEGKILASAFVSASVAYVTQNPWLGILAGIAVSVALAMVQAFVSITQKGNQLVCGIAINIAMSGLTFVLAQFFFHEGGRTPDLREARLFDIILPGTDALDKIPVIGWLYGHVIGGQSALVYLAFLLVPIVHWVLYHSRFGLRLRACGENPHAADAAGVSVERTRYAAMLVAGVLCSFSGAYLAIVQSGFFLRDMSAGAGYLALTTLVFGNWRPLHTVLGCLMFGMFGAIQIQLEGVDLPVIGSIPGSLVQMIPYVVTVVVLAGLMAKSVAPKAIGKPFVKSR, from the coding sequence ATGGAAGACTTTCACATCGCCAGCATCGTGGTCTCCACGATCCGCAACGCGCCGGTGCTGATGTTCGCCGCCATGGCCGGCCTGTTCGCCGAACGCTCCGGCGTGGTCGACATCGGCCTCGAAGGCAAGATCCTGGCCTCGGCCTTCGTCTCGGCGTCGGTCGCCTACGTCACGCAGAATCCGTGGCTCGGCATTCTGGCCGGCATCGCCGTGTCGGTCGCGCTGGCCATGGTCCAGGCCTTCGTCTCGATCACCCAGAAGGGCAACCAGCTGGTGTGCGGCATCGCGATCAACATCGCCATGAGCGGCCTGACCTTCGTGCTGGCGCAGTTCTTCTTCCATGAAGGCGGCCGCACCCCGGACCTGCGCGAGGCGCGCCTGTTCGACATCATCCTGCCCGGCACCGATGCGCTGGACAAGATCCCGGTGATCGGCTGGCTGTACGGCCACGTGATCGGCGGCCAGTCGGCGCTGGTGTACCTGGCCTTCCTGCTGGTCCCCATCGTGCACTGGGTGCTCTACCACAGCCGCTTCGGCCTGCGCCTGCGCGCCTGCGGAGAGAACCCGCACGCCGCCGACGCCGCCGGCGTCTCGGTCGAGCGCACCCGCTACGCGGCGATGCTGGTGGCCGGCGTGCTGTGCTCGTTCTCGGGGGCCTACCTGGCCATCGTCCAGAGCGGCTTCTTCCTGCGCGACATGTCGGCCGGCGCCGGCTACCTGGCGCTGACGACCCTCGTGTTCGGCAACTGGCGTCCGCTGCACACGGTGCTGGGCTGCCTGATGTTCGGCATGTTCGGCGCGATCCAGATCCAGCTCGAAGGCGTCGACCTGCCGGTGATCGGCAGCATCCCGGGCTCGCTGGTCCAGATGATCCCGTATGTCGTGACCGTCGTCGTGCTGGCCGGCCTGATGGCTAAGTCGGTGGCGCCGAAGGCGATCGGCAAGCCATTCGTCAAATCCCGCTGA
- a CDS encoding ABC transporter permease yields the protein MKKTELPRWATGFALPILNLLSALLVAGLVIHLLGESPSESLRILVDSAILDPEGLGYTLFYASTFIFAGLAVSIAMQAGLFNIGAEGQMYVGGLGLTLAVLAFDAHLPGWLMIPVAMGGAALFGALWSFLPGYLQAKRGSHVVVTTIMFNFIAASLMNYVILKMIPEGQQNPASRVFADSAALPLLNKLFPVFGDTPLNISFLLAIAALVLYGVMVWRSSWGYKLRATGLNAHAAHYAGVKIDRMIIVTMLVSGALAGLGAVNSVMGSTHYLSLNFPAGAGFVGIAIALMGRQHPVGIFFSSVLFGALIQGGFDLSLVKPNIPQETFIFIQGLIILFCGAMENFYAPALLKLINLNRTSKEA from the coding sequence ATGAAAAAGACTGAACTCCCACGCTGGGCGACCGGTTTCGCCCTGCCCATCCTGAACCTGCTGTCGGCGCTGCTGGTGGCGGGACTGGTGATCCACCTGCTCGGCGAAAGCCCGTCGGAATCGCTGCGCATCCTGGTCGACAGCGCCATCCTCGATCCGGAAGGCCTGGGCTATACCCTGTTCTACGCCTCGACCTTCATCTTCGCCGGCCTGGCGGTGTCGATCGCGATGCAGGCCGGCCTGTTCAACATCGGCGCCGAAGGCCAGATGTATGTCGGCGGCCTCGGCCTGACGCTGGCCGTGCTGGCCTTCGATGCGCACCTGCCCGGCTGGCTGATGATCCCGGTCGCGATGGGAGGCGCCGCGCTGTTCGGCGCGCTGTGGTCCTTCCTGCCCGGCTACCTGCAGGCCAAGCGCGGCAGCCACGTGGTGGTCACGACCATCATGTTCAACTTCATCGCCGCCAGCCTGATGAACTACGTGATCCTGAAGATGATCCCGGAAGGCCAGCAGAACCCGGCCTCGCGCGTGTTCGCCGACAGCGCCGCCCTGCCGCTGCTGAACAAGCTGTTCCCGGTGTTCGGCGACACCCCGCTGAACATCAGCTTCCTGCTGGCGATCGCCGCCCTGGTCCTGTACGGCGTGATGGTGTGGCGCTCCTCGTGGGGCTACAAGCTGCGCGCGACCGGCTTGAACGCCCACGCCGCCCACTATGCCGGCGTGAAGATCGACCGCATGATCATCGTCACCATGCTGGTGTCGGGCGCCCTGGCCGGCCTCGGCGCGGTCAACTCGGTGATGGGCTCGACCCATTACCTGTCGCTGAACTTCCCGGCCGGCGCCGGCTTCGTCGGCATCGCGATCGCGCTGATGGGCCGCCAGCACCCGGTCGGCATCTTCTTCTCGTCGGTGCTGTTCGGCGCGCTGATTCAGGGCGGCTTCGACCTGTCGCTCGTGAAGCCGAACATCCCGCAGGAGACCTTCATCTTCATCCAGGGCCTGATCATCCTCTTCTGCGGCGCAATGGAAAACTTCTACGCGCCGGCGCTGCTGAAACTGATCAACCTGAACCGCACCAGCAAGGAAGCATAA